A window of Corythoichthys intestinalis isolate RoL2023-P3 chromosome 14, ASM3026506v1, whole genome shotgun sequence contains these coding sequences:
- the LOC130930486 gene encoding gastrula zinc finger protein XlCGF7.1-like — translation MEMFVMPIEIEEYTEEVLSGTKEMELHQLNMQPRVVLRQITAPLADTDCPSSDSDDYEYRDDKKDDDYSADEDDEDDESDEDDDDLDEDDNLSPCPRCGKMCKPGYLKQHIKRHYTKKGVFVCSVCGKQLSSIETLKHHTKTHSGEKPFLCSVCGKCLTTKASLKSHMRKHTGERPYECSVCSKRFILTSSLRLHMRTHTGEKPFACSVCGKRFAFRSGIIRHRKMHLGEKPFYCSACGRSYTRKEYFENHSCKGTDGKAKLKGNN, via the exons ATGGAAATGTTTGTAATGCCGATAGAAATAGAAGAGTACACGGAGGAGGTACTTTCTGGAACAAAAGAGATGGAGCTACACCAACTAAACATGCAGCCTCGAGTTGTTTTACGCCAAATTACAG CTCCACTAGCAGATACCGACTGTCCTTCTTCCGACAGCGATGATTACGAATACCGCGACGATAAGAAAGACGATGATTATTCTGCCGACGAAGATGACGAAGATGACGAAAGCGACGAGGATGATGACGACCTGGACGAAGACGACAACCTTTCTCCGTGTCCTCGGTGCGGGAAAATGTGTAAACCGGGATATTTGAAGCAGCACATCAAAAGACACTATACAAAAAAAGGTGTttttgtctgctcagtttgCGGTAAACAGTTGTCTTCCATAGAAACtttaaaacaccacacaaaaacacactcgggcgaaaaaccttttctcTGCTCAGTGTGCGGTAAGTGCCTCACGACTAAAGCTAGCTTAAAAAGTCACATGAGGAAACACACTGGAGAGAGACCTTACGAATGCTCGGTGTGTAGTAAAAGATTCATCTTAACATCAAGTTTACGACTCCACATGAGAACGCACACCggagagaaaccttttgcctgtTCGGTTTGCGGTAAACGATTCGCGTTCAGAAGCGGTATCATAAGACACCGAAAAATGCACCTTGGCGAGAAACCTTTTTACTGCTCAGCTTGCGGTAGAAGTTACACGAGAAAAGAATATTTCGAAAACCATTCTTGTAAAGGGACTGACGGAAAAGCAAAATTGAAGGGGAAcaattaa
- the LOC130929895 gene encoding uncharacterized protein LOC130929895 codes for MYTSIPLSAAQRIEIDVFCDASTKAVGAVAYLKLTNEDGHSEVGFLLGKARLAPKPDITIPRLELCAAVLAVEVAELVLEELDVTVDQVNLYTDSKVVLGYISNTKRRFHVYVHNRVERIRRFAQTHQWHYVPTHLNPADHATRALPAEQLSSSTWLRGPAFLSRLDQSQVRSQTFDLIDPETDCELRPEVTTCTTTLSKGQFNSARFERFSSWKVLQKAIAKLQHIAQSFKNNSEVSCRGWHNCNKHLTEKSLQLAKTTIIRTVQREVFAEDIGCIEKGTALKNSSPLSKLNPFVDTQGLLKVGGRLKKAQLSAEETNPILVPGKHHLAQLIIRHFHEKLCHQGRHFTEGAVRAGGFWIVGGKRAVSSVIFKCITCRKLRGRQPEQIMAELPEDRLSTDPPFTNVGLDVFGPWSVTVRKTRGANADAKRWAVIFTCMSTRAIHIEVIESMDTSSFINALRRFFAIRGGAKLLRSDCGTNFVSACKELQIDKLGCHNDKIGTFLKDSACKWQFNPPHASHMAGSWERMIGVTRKILNAMLLEHPYGKLTHEVLVTLLAEVTAIVNARPLTAVSTDPENPVILTPAMLLTQKVGTPPIPPGQFQTSDLFKAQWKRVQYLANVFWSRWQKEYIAGLQVRRKWKIKKPNLQMGDVVLMRESLEHRNNWPLGLITKSFPSEDGNVRKVEVKICRNGENRFYIRPIREVVLLMSKDSM; via the coding sequence ATGTACACTTCAATACCGCTGTCTGCAGCCCAAAGAATAGAGATTGACGTTTTTTGTGATGCTTCCACAAAAGCCGTAGGTGCGGTAGCATACCTCAAACTCACAAATGAGGACGGACACAGCGAAGTGGGATTCCTCCTCGGCAAAGCACGTTTAGCTCCTAAACCAGACATCACCATACCCCGACTTGAACTCTGTGCAGCAGTCCTGGCCGTGGAAGTAGCAGAGTTGGTTCTAGAGGAGCTGGATGTCACAGTCGatcaggtgaatctttacacagactcaaaggtagtgcttgggtacatctcaaacaccaagagacgctttcacgtttatgtgcacaacagagtcgaacgcatcaggcgctttgcacaaactcaccagtggcattacgtgcccacacacttaaatccggcagaccatgccacacgagcgttgcccgctgagcagctctccagctccaccTGGCTCAGAGGCCCAGCTTTCCTCTCCAGGTTGGACCAAAGTCAAGTTCGAAGTCAAACCTTCGATCTCATAGACCCAGAGACTGACTGTGAGTTGCGTCCTGAGGTAACAACTTGCACTACCACCCTATCAAAAGGCCAGTTTAATAGTGCCAGATTTGAAAGGTTTTCAAGTTGGAAGGTGCTGCAAAAGGCTATTGCCAAACTCCAACATATAGCTCAATCATTCAAGAACAACTCTGAGGTTTCCTGTCGTGGCTGGCACAACTGCAACAAACATTTAACTGAAAAGTCACTGCAACTAGCCAAGACCACGATCATTCGCACCGTTCAAAGAGAGGTCTTCGCAGAAGATATTGGATGCATTGAAAAAGGCACAGCTCTAAAAAACTCAAGTCCACTCAGCAAACTGAATCCATTTGTTGACACGCAAGGGCTCCTTAAAGTTGGAGGCCGACTAAAGAAAGCACAGTTGTCTGCAGAAGAAACCAATCCCATACTCGTCCCTGGAAAGCATCATCTTGCTCAGCTCATAATAAGACACTTTcacgaaaaattatgtcaccagggaAGGCATTTCACGGAGGGAGCAGTCAGAGCAGGGGGCTTTTGGATTGTGGGAGGAAAAAGAGCAGTAAGCAGTGTGATTTTCAAGTGCATCACATGCCGCAAATTAAGGGGCAGGCAACCTGAACAGATAATGGCTGAACTTCCTGAGGACAGGCTGTCCACGGACCCTCCTTTCACAAATGTAGGCCTTGATGTGTTCGGTCCCTGGTCCGTTACAGTGAGAAAAACGCGTGGTGCTAATGCAGATGCTAAAAGATGGGCAGTCATATTCACCTGCATGAGTACACGTGCAATTCATATTGAAGTGATTGAGTCAATGGACACATCgtcattcattaatgcactgcgtcgtttctttgccatccgaggtggtgccaaactcttgagatctgattgtgggacaaattttgtgagtgcctgcaaagagctccaaatagacaaactaggctgtcacaatgacaaaataggCACATTCTTGAAAGACAGTGCGTGCAAATGGCAGTTTAATCCTCCACATGCATCCCATATGGCTGGTTCCTGGGAACGCATGATCGGCGTCACCCGAAAAATCCTCAATGCAATGCTCCTTGAACATCCATATGGGAAGCTCACACATGAAGTACTCGTGACATTGTTAGCTGAAGTCACCGCAATTGTAAATGCACGCCCGCTAACGGCTGTTTCTACAGATCCCGAAAACCCAGTCATTCTTACTCCTGCGATGCTACTCACGCAAAAGGTTGGCACACCACCGATTCCACCAGGGCAGTTTCAGACCAGTGACCTATTCAAAGCCCAATGGAAGCGCGTGCAGTacttagctaatgttttctggagtcgttggcagaaagaatacatcgcaggcttgcaggttcgtcgcaagtggaaaataaaaaagccgaaccttcaaatgggcgacgttgttttaatgagggagtctctggaacataggaataattggccactcggactgatcacaaaatctttcccaagtgaggacggtaatgtcagaaaagttgaggttaagatttgccgaaacggcgagaataggttttacattcgcccaattcgtgaagttgtgcttttgatgtctaaggatagcatgtaa
- the LOC130930485 gene encoding uncharacterized protein LOC130930485, protein MSQQEVSPPISQVVTRSEASHSHSSRRSRTSQAAAQARADAEAAYARARYAKRQIDMEVEKARIEATLHALKTEGEAEAALAAAKVWEATFEEEERAKVDLSEQGVFSKTPPSIRRAQEYVHAHFDDQRVQADGTQTPNTEHLVRHNDSQQPENSPKSAGAFPHVRHIDIADEEHLQSHRARTDISHQPTPSATPQSELSNLAAYLARRDLLTSGFKVFDNRPESYLSWKSMFCNATEGLNLKPSEELDLLTKWLGGESLQHAQRIRAVHVSNPQAGLQRLWQRLDKTYGSPEVIESSLFQRLQTFPRISNKDTHLLQELADLLLELSYAKSESYLPGLSFLDTPRGINPIVEKLPYGLQESWVTQGTKYKRENGAVYPPFSYFVRFVNDYAEMRTDPSFMLQCSNVINPRVDKTSVRRDKYRVPLAVNKIEISPAKLTAPDPDKQCPIHQKPHSLVKCRGFRMKTLDERKNILKEHAICFKCCASTNHRARDCKAIIQCSECDSDAHVSAMHVGPPPWTPQDFNPPTQSHGGESEGPNPVNTASCTEVCGQGVKGKSCSKICLVNVYRRTSPEKKKRVYAMLDDQSNSSLARSAFFDMFNVQGTIFPYTMRTCAGLSETRGRKADGFIVEDVDGKVSMMLPTITECDQIPDNRDEIPSPEVAAAHPHLRSIASQIPPLDPSADILLLLGRDIIQAHKVRGQEPFQPKIVL, encoded by the exons atgtctcagcaagaagtttcaccacctatcagccaagtggtcaccaggtcggaggccagtcattctcattcttcacgccggtccagaacgagtcaagctgctgcacaagcacgagcagacgccgaagctgcctacgccagagcacggtacgccaaacgccaaatcgacatggaggtcgagaaggcacgcatcgaggcaacactacacgctctgaagacggaaggtgaagcagaagcagcgctcgccgcagctaaagtttgggaggcgactttcgaagaagaggagcgcgccaaagtcgacctcagcgagcaaggggtattttccaagacacccccctccatcaggcgtgcacaagagtatgtgcatgctcactttgacgaccagcgtgtgcaagcagatggcacacaaacgccaaacactgagcacctggttaggcacaatgactctcaacaaccagaaaatagcccaaaatcagctggtgcttttccacatgtgcgtcacatcgacatcgctgacgaagagcatctccaatctcatcgtgcgagaacggacatctcacaccagcctacaccttcagcaaccccacaaagtgaactgtccaatttagcagcctatctagcacggcgtgatctgctgacatcggggttcaaggttttcgacaaccggccagagtcctacctgtcctggaagtccatgttctgcaacgcgacggaaggcctcaatctcaagcccagcgaagagctcgaccttctcaccaagtggcTCGGCGGGGAGTCTCTTCAACACGCTCAGAGGATCAGGGCGGTCCACGTGAGTAATCCGCAGGCAGGTCTCCAGCGTCTGTGGCAGCGGCTAGACAAGACTTATGGCTCTCCAGAGGTAATTGAATCCTCACTCTTCCAACGGTTGCAGACTTTTCCAAGAATCTCCAACAAAGACACTCACTTACTGCAGGAGCTTGCTGATCTTCTGTTAGAGCTATCGTATGCCAAAAGTGAAAGTTATTtgccgggtcttagctttctcgacacaccaaggggcataaacccgatagttgaaaaactcccatatggactccaggagtcatgggttacacaaggtaccaaatacaaaagggaaaacggtgcagtctatccacctttttcgtattttgtgcggttcgtaaatgactacgctgaaatgagaacagaccctagctttatgttacagtgttcaaacgtaataaatccaagggttgataagacatcagtaagacgagacaaatacagagttccattggcggtgaataaaatagagatcagtccggctaaattgacagcacccgatccagacaaacaatgtcctatccaccaaaaaccacattcactcgtcaaatgcagggggtttagaatgaaaacactagacgaaagaaagaacattctcaaagagcacgccatttgttttaaatgttgtgcgtccacaaatcacagggctcgagactgtaaagctattatccaatgctcagaatgtgatagcgatgctcatgtgtctgccatgcatgtcggtccacctccatggacacctcaagactttaatcccccaacccagagtcacggcggggagtctgagggcccaaatcctgtgaacacagccagttgcacagaagtatgtgggcaaggcgtaaaaggaaaatcatgctcaaagatctgtttagttaatgtatatcgccgaacttctccagaaaagaaaaagagggtatatgccatgttggatgatcagagcaattcatccttagccagatctgcgttttttgacatgtttaatGTGCAAGGTACCATATTCCCATACACCATGAGAACATGTGCAGGTTTATCAGAGACACGAGGTCGCAAAGCTGATGGCTTTATTGTAGAAGATGTAGATGGTAAGGTCTCCATGATGCTGCCTACAATAACAGAATGTGATCAGATTCCAGATAATAGAGACGAAATTcccagccctgaggtagcagcagctcaccctcatttgcgatcaatcgcttcacagattcctcctctcgacccatcggcagacattcttctgctcctgggaagggacatcattcaggctcataaagttcgtggtcag gagcctttccaaccgaagatcgtgctgtag